One region of Bactrocera neohumeralis isolate Rockhampton chromosome 5, APGP_CSIRO_Bneo_wtdbg2-racon-allhic-juicebox.fasta_v2, whole genome shotgun sequence genomic DNA includes:
- the LOC126758621 gene encoding uncharacterized protein LOC126758621 isoform X2, translated as MHMWSHLHASTGDPRQSYIDQQGNQGSPYQRRQNQNYDNKTNRNEKTQQEQQENKAQEQQRYENTQPPPLEPPPQPPQMEEDPAEEEEDVKVEDSGLYDESGKLQYKNIFRTRKKSSVRAKEKKIRQNRQLRKTLIPKNALMVLNEVVGLTISEFTITTASGGGFVAVVTVNDKQYEGKGHSKIAAKNSASEKALRDYVLEKMREKPRLRKSSVNNDESVEMAVDAPNETVSENGEDGQQDNSGTSALIDDVPMVNLASFAIFKLFTEWENEGYVVPELRVAHPPQTGSGNDSTNGDGNPQFKPPKAAPIRSELPSNWESIHPSTLLCMMRPGLQYREIGTVGDPPNVLQRMGVTVDEVDYESSGRSKKTARRNVAVCVLNELFGTNFVKEPPFEE; from the exons ATGCACATGTGGTCGCATTTGCATGCGTCGacaggt GATCCGCGACAATCATATATTGATCAACAAGGAAATCAAGGCTCACCATATCAAAGAcgccaaaatcaaaattatgacAATAAAACTAACCGGAATGAAAAAACGCAACAAGAGCAGCAAGAAAATAAGGCACAAGAGCAGCAGAGATATGAGAATACACAACCGCCGCCATTAGAGCCACCCCCACAACCACCACAAATGGAAGAAGATccagcagaagaagaagaagatgtcaAAGTGGAAGATTCTGGCTTATACGATGAAAGTGGAAAATTgcagtacaaaaatattttccgtaCGCGCAAGAAGTCTTCCG TGCGTGCCAAGGAGAAGAAAATACGTCAAAATCGTCAACTGCGCAAAACATTAATTCCCAAGAACGCTTTGATGGTTCTGAATGAGGTCGTTGGCTTGACAATTAGCGAATTTACTATTACCACTGCTTCAGGTGGTGGATTTGTAGCTGTTGTTACGGTTAATGATAAACAATATGAAGGCAAAGGTCATTCTAAGATAGCTGCTAAAAATAGTGCCAGCGAGAAAGCATTACGCGATTATGTGTTGGAGAAAATGCGTGAAAAGCCACGATTGCGTAAGAGCTCAGTTAATAATGATGAGTCTGTGGAAATGGCCGTTGATGCTCCCAATG AAACTGTCAGCGAGAATGGAGAAGATGGGCAGCAGGATAATTCTGGCACATCAGCGTTAATCGATGATGTACCTATGGTCAATTTGGCTTCATTTGCTATTTTTAAACTGTTTACTGAATGGGAGAACGAGGGTTATGTTGTACCCGAATTGCGTGTTGCTCATCCGCCGCAAACAGGTTCTGGCAACGACAGCACCAATGGAGATGGAAACCCTCAATTTAAGCCACCAAAGGCGGCACCAATTCGCTCTGAATTGCCAAGCAATTGGGAATCAATTCATCCTTCTACTTTACTCTGTATG ATGCGTCCAGGATTGCAGTATCGCGAAATTGGTACAGTAGGCGACCCACCAAATGTATTACAGCGCATGGGCGTTACTGTTGACGAAGTGGACTATGAAAGCTCTGGTCGTTCTAAGAAAACTGCTCGCCGCAATGTGGCCGTTTGTGTGCTTAATGAGTTGTTCGGTACCAATTTCGTCAAGGAGCCACcatttgaagaataa
- the LOC126758621 gene encoding uncharacterized protein LOC126758621 isoform X3 translates to MRRQVYDPRQSYIDQQGNQGSPYQRRQNQNYDNKTNRNEKTQQEQQENKAQEQQRYENTQPPPLEPPPQPPQMEEDPAEEEEDVKVEDSGLYDESGKLQYKNIFRTRKKSSVRAKEKKIRQNRQLRKTLIPKNALMVLNEVVGLTISEFTITTASGGGFVAVVTVNDKQYEGKGHSKIAAKNSASEKALRDYVLEKMREKPRLRKSSVNNDESVEMAVDAPNETVSENGEDGQQDNSGTSALIDDVPMVNLASFAIFKLFTEWENEGYVVPELRVAHPPQTGSGNDSTNGDGNPQFKPPKAAPIRSELPSNWESIHPSTLLCMMRPGLQYREIGTVGDPPNVLQRMGVTVDEVDYESSGRSKKTARRNVAVCVLNELFGTNFVKEPPFEE, encoded by the exons ATGCGTCGacaggtgtat GATCCGCGACAATCATATATTGATCAACAAGGAAATCAAGGCTCACCATATCAAAGAcgccaaaatcaaaattatgacAATAAAACTAACCGGAATGAAAAAACGCAACAAGAGCAGCAAGAAAATAAGGCACAAGAGCAGCAGAGATATGAGAATACACAACCGCCGCCATTAGAGCCACCCCCACAACCACCACAAATGGAAGAAGATccagcagaagaagaagaagatgtcaAAGTGGAAGATTCTGGCTTATACGATGAAAGTGGAAAATTgcagtacaaaaatattttccgtaCGCGCAAGAAGTCTTCCG TGCGTGCCAAGGAGAAGAAAATACGTCAAAATCGTCAACTGCGCAAAACATTAATTCCCAAGAACGCTTTGATGGTTCTGAATGAGGTCGTTGGCTTGACAATTAGCGAATTTACTATTACCACTGCTTCAGGTGGTGGATTTGTAGCTGTTGTTACGGTTAATGATAAACAATATGAAGGCAAAGGTCATTCTAAGATAGCTGCTAAAAATAGTGCCAGCGAGAAAGCATTACGCGATTATGTGTTGGAGAAAATGCGTGAAAAGCCACGATTGCGTAAGAGCTCAGTTAATAATGATGAGTCTGTGGAAATGGCCGTTGATGCTCCCAATG AAACTGTCAGCGAGAATGGAGAAGATGGGCAGCAGGATAATTCTGGCACATCAGCGTTAATCGATGATGTACCTATGGTCAATTTGGCTTCATTTGCTATTTTTAAACTGTTTACTGAATGGGAGAACGAGGGTTATGTTGTACCCGAATTGCGTGTTGCTCATCCGCCGCAAACAGGTTCTGGCAACGACAGCACCAATGGAGATGGAAACCCTCAATTTAAGCCACCAAAGGCGGCACCAATTCGCTCTGAATTGCCAAGCAATTGGGAATCAATTCATCCTTCTACTTTACTCTGTATG ATGCGTCCAGGATTGCAGTATCGCGAAATTGGTACAGTAGGCGACCCACCAAATGTATTACAGCGCATGGGCGTTACTGTTGACGAAGTGGACTATGAAAGCTCTGGTCGTTCTAAGAAAACTGCTCGCCGCAATGTGGCCGTTTGTGTGCTTAATGAGTTGTTCGGTACCAATTTCGTCAAGGAGCCACcatttgaagaataa
- the LOC126758621 gene encoding uncharacterized protein LOC126758621 isoform X1 → MNRSRRPPQKRNFVSGGIYDPRQSYIDQQGNQGSPYQRRQNQNYDNKTNRNEKTQQEQQENKAQEQQRYENTQPPPLEPPPQPPQMEEDPAEEEEDVKVEDSGLYDESGKLQYKNIFRTRKKSSVRAKEKKIRQNRQLRKTLIPKNALMVLNEVVGLTISEFTITTASGGGFVAVVTVNDKQYEGKGHSKIAAKNSASEKALRDYVLEKMREKPRLRKSSVNNDESVEMAVDAPNETVSENGEDGQQDNSGTSALIDDVPMVNLASFAIFKLFTEWENEGYVVPELRVAHPPQTGSGNDSTNGDGNPQFKPPKAAPIRSELPSNWESIHPSTLLCMMRPGLQYREIGTVGDPPNVLQRMGVTVDEVDYESSGRSKKTARRNVAVCVLNELFGTNFVKEPPFEE, encoded by the exons ATGAATCGGTCACGTCGGCCACCCCAAAAGAGGAATTTTGTTTCTGGcggaatatat GATCCGCGACAATCATATATTGATCAACAAGGAAATCAAGGCTCACCATATCAAAGAcgccaaaatcaaaattatgacAATAAAACTAACCGGAATGAAAAAACGCAACAAGAGCAGCAAGAAAATAAGGCACAAGAGCAGCAGAGATATGAGAATACACAACCGCCGCCATTAGAGCCACCCCCACAACCACCACAAATGGAAGAAGATccagcagaagaagaagaagatgtcaAAGTGGAAGATTCTGGCTTATACGATGAAAGTGGAAAATTgcagtacaaaaatattttccgtaCGCGCAAGAAGTCTTCCG TGCGTGCCAAGGAGAAGAAAATACGTCAAAATCGTCAACTGCGCAAAACATTAATTCCCAAGAACGCTTTGATGGTTCTGAATGAGGTCGTTGGCTTGACAATTAGCGAATTTACTATTACCACTGCTTCAGGTGGTGGATTTGTAGCTGTTGTTACGGTTAATGATAAACAATATGAAGGCAAAGGTCATTCTAAGATAGCTGCTAAAAATAGTGCCAGCGAGAAAGCATTACGCGATTATGTGTTGGAGAAAATGCGTGAAAAGCCACGATTGCGTAAGAGCTCAGTTAATAATGATGAGTCTGTGGAAATGGCCGTTGATGCTCCCAATG AAACTGTCAGCGAGAATGGAGAAGATGGGCAGCAGGATAATTCTGGCACATCAGCGTTAATCGATGATGTACCTATGGTCAATTTGGCTTCATTTGCTATTTTTAAACTGTTTACTGAATGGGAGAACGAGGGTTATGTTGTACCCGAATTGCGTGTTGCTCATCCGCCGCAAACAGGTTCTGGCAACGACAGCACCAATGGAGATGGAAACCCTCAATTTAAGCCACCAAAGGCGGCACCAATTCGCTCTGAATTGCCAAGCAATTGGGAATCAATTCATCCTTCTACTTTACTCTGTATG ATGCGTCCAGGATTGCAGTATCGCGAAATTGGTACAGTAGGCGACCCACCAAATGTATTACAGCGCATGGGCGTTACTGTTGACGAAGTGGACTATGAAAGCTCTGGTCGTTCTAAGAAAACTGCTCGCCGCAATGTGGCCGTTTGTGTGCTTAATGAGTTGTTCGGTACCAATTTCGTCAAGGAGCCACcatttgaagaataa
- the LOC126758623 gene encoding uncharacterized protein LOC126758623, with protein MAMRKRRSGWTLQDETELLEKWEERFHDLRKAKRNAHIYQEIAMEMGGRYTAEEVHCKVKNLTKKYREEKSKIDPFGGSPSVWKHYQAIHRIMGSTAVNSALYVKTGSLMSIRKQRSEWTLPDEIELLEKWEERAHDLRKAKRNAHIYQEISVEMGRRYTAEEVHCKVKNLTKKYREEKSKIDPSGGSPSEWKHYQAVHRIIGSTAVNSALYVKTDSLNSPSPTSSMPSLSSPLPSPQLPSPSFQLSSPSPSSSSAPMQSPTARKRNYDGEMVKLIKQQTQILKTIAEESKLVNQEMVGAILEQNRITEKLLILMEKITEKLV; from the exons ATGGCTATGAGGAAGCGACGCTCCGGATGGACACTCCAGGACGAGACTGAGCTGCTGGAGAAGTGGGAGGAGCGTTTCCACGACCTCCGAAAAGCCAAAAGGAATGCCCATATATATCAAGAAATTGCAATGGAAATGGGAGGAAGATACACTGCGGAGGAGGTTCACtgcaaagtgaaaaatttaacaaaaaaatacag AGAGGAGAAAAGTAAAATTGACCCATTTGGAGGTAGTCCCTCTGTATGGAAACATTACCAGGCTATACATCGCATCATGGGGTCCACTGCCGTCAATTCGGCATTGTATGTGAAGACTGGTTCTTTG ATGTCTATCAGGAAGCAACGCTCCGAATGGACACTCCCGGACGAGATTGAGCTGCTGGAGAAGTGGGAGGAGCGTGCCCACGACCTCCGAAAGGCGAAAAGGAATGCCCATATATATCAAGAAATTTCTGTGGAAATGGGAAGAAGATACACTGCGGAAGAGGTTCATtgcaaagtgaaaaatttaacaaagaaATACAG AGAGGAGAAAAGTAAAATTGATCCCTCTGGCGGTAGTCCCTCTGAATGGAAACATTATCAGGCAGTACACCGCATCATAGGGTCAACTGCCGTCAATTCGGCACTGTATGTTAAGACTGATTCTTTG AATTCACCATCACCAACATCATCGATGCCATCGCTGTCCTCTCCGCTTCCGTCTCCTCAGCTGCCATCGCCATCATTTCAGCTGTCATCGCCATCACCGTCATCATCATCGGCACCAATGCAGTCACCAACTGCAAGAAAGCGGAATTATGACGGTGAGATGGTGAAATTAATAAAGCAGCAAACACAAATACTAAAAACAATTGCGGAAGAATCAAAACTTGTCAATCAGGAGATGGTAGGGGCGATTCTGGAGCAGAACCGAATAACGGAAAAGTTGTTGATATTAATGGAAAAGATAACAGAAAAACttgtataa
- the LOC126758624 gene encoding NFU1 iron-sulfur cluster scaffold homolog, mitochondrial-like, giving the protein MSRLILRSLRSSVGVLRSNNRLFNICLLQSQNLTSFQHYGAIPTNKALFDNKSSVPLYQFCRNMFIQTQDTPNPDSLKFLPGTDVLGKGNTYDFPSVSAAYCSPLAKLLFRIDGVRAVFFGADFITISKEEETDWAIIKPEVFAVIMDFFASGLPILSEAKPNSDTQIEDDDDDVVMMIKELLDSRIRPTVQEDGGDIIYMGYEDGVVKLKMQGSCSSCPSSIVTLKNGVQNMLQFYIPEVVSVEQVSDKVDKFAEKEFEKFESKIKLKEPSPTNETQA; this is encoded by the exons atgtctcGTTTAATTTTGCGTTCCTTGCGTAGTTCAGTTGGAGTTTTACGCAGTAACAATCGTTTATTTAACAT TTGCTTACTTCAATCGCAAAATTTGACATCATTTCAACATTATGGAGCGATTCCTACAAATAAGGCGCTGTTTGATAATAAGTCATCGGTTCCACTTTATCAATTTTGTCGTAATATGTTTATACAGACACAAGACACACCTAACCCTGACAGTCTAAAATTTCTTCCCGGCACAGACGTTCTGGGAAAAGGTAATACATACGACTTTCCCAGTGTATCTGCTGCGTATTGTAGCCCCTTAg CTAAGCTTCTCTTTCGTATCGACGGGGTGCGTGCTGTGTTCTTCGGTGCCGATTTCATAACAATatctaaagaagaagaaacggaTTGGGCCATTATTAAGCCAGAAGTTTTTGCTGTAATAATGGACTTTTTTGCCAGCGGTTTACCAATACTGAGCGAAGCTAAACCAAATTCAGATACACAAATCGAAGATGACGATGACGATGTGGTTATGATGATTAAAGAACTTCTTGACAGTCGTATCAGACCCACTGTGCAAGAAGATGGAGgagatattatatatatggGTTATGAAGATGGTGTAGTTAAGTTAAAGATGCAGGGATCATGTTCTTCCTGTCCAAGCTCCATTGTTACACTTAAAAATGGCGTACAAAATATGTTGCAATTCTACATACCCGAAGTAGTGTCTGTTGAGCAAGTTTCTGATAAAGTAGATAAATTCGCAgaaaaagaatttgaaaaattcgaaagcAAAATCAAGTTGAAAGAACCTTCACCGACAAATGAAACACAAGCTTAA
- the LOC126758625 gene encoding synaptobrevin homolog YKT6: protein MVKLFALSIFYKGSAEARLLKSTYDLQSFSFFQRGTVQEFMTFASKTIVERTQPTMRQSVKQEAYMCHVYVRADNLAGVLIADHEYPQRVAHTLITKILDEFSAKISADRWETGSDGTIDFNTLPAYLAKYQDPKEADALTKMQNDLDETKIILKNTIEAVLERGEKLDDMVIKSENLSMQSKAFYKTAKKTNSCCNFS, encoded by the exons ATGGTGAAACTCTTTGCACTGAGTATTTTTTacaaaggttctgcggaagctCGTCTATTAAAATCTACTTACGATTTAcagtcattttcattttttcaacgGGGCACAGTTCAAGAGTTCATGAC TTTTGCATCAAAAACCATTGTGGAGCGTACACAACCCACCATGCGTCAGTCAGTAAAGCAAGAGGCCTATATGTGTCATGTGTACGTACGTGCCGACAATTTAGCTGGCGTATTGATTGCTGATCATGAGTATCCGCAGCGCGTTGCTCATACGCTCATAACAAAAATCTTAGATGAGTTTAGTGCGAAAATTAGTGCGGACCGTTGGGAAACGGGGTCGGATGGAACTATTGATTTTAATACTTTGCCTGCATATTTAGCCAAATATCAGGACCCAAAAGAGGCAGATGCGTTgactaaaatgcaaaacgatTTAGATGAAACTAAGATTATACTAAAGAATACAATTGAAGCAGTGCTTGAGCGTGGCGAAAAGCTAGATGACATGGTAATTAAATCAGAAAACCTTTCAATGCAAAGTAAAGCATTTTACAAGACAGCCAAAAAGACAAATTCATGTTGCAATTTTAGTTAA